Sequence from the Pseudomonas frederiksbergensis genome:
GTCGCGTTGAAACTCAACTGGACATCGCTGGCCAGGTTCTCGGTTTCCTGGATGAACTGGATCACCGGGATCTTGATCGCGCCACGGGCCATCGTGAGCTGGACGGCATCGATCATTACCGAACCCTCGCGCTCGACCTCGAAGGACACCTGTCCGCCGGCCTCGGGCGTGAGGGTGTTGACCTCGATGAGATTGGAGAACGTACCGTCCTCGTAGTAGATCCGGAAATACAAGTCTTCGGTCGCGGTGTTGTAGCCGGCCACGGAATTGTCGATGAAGATCTTCATGCCCGTGACCAGGCTTTCCGGGTTGATGACGAAGCTCTCATCGGCCGCGCCGATGGCAGCCAGGTTGTCGCCCTGGAGCAGGTTGTTGGCGACCCCGATGCCGGAGGTGCTGACGTTCATGGCCGCCGGGTCGATATACGACGGCAGTGGCGTGGTTTGCAGGGCAGCTTCGGTGGGGTCGGCGAGTCCGATGCCGATGCCGGCGAGGATGTCCGTCGGCGAGGCGAGGGCTTTCGCCGAGAAGAACACGATTTCCTCTGAGGCTGAAGGGATGGCCGGGTTATCGGTGTCCGGGATCAGCAAGGTGCGCACTGAATCCGGGCCGCCGGCACTGAGGGCGCCGTCTGCGCTGCTGCGCACGATCGTCGAACTGAAGCCCTGCACCAGGTCCAGCGCATAGCTGCCGTCGGCGTAGGCGGTGAGCGTGTAGTCGACCGCAGTGTCCGCCGTGGCGGCATTGTTGTCGAAATCACCGGTCAACGTGCCCGCGAACTGATAGGCGCCATTGCCGTCCGGGGAGGGCGCCTGTTCGGTGAGCGTACCGGTGCCGGTGGTGGTCGTATTGTCCGGCCTGACCAGGGTGAACTGGCCGTTCACCAGCGTAATGTCCAGACCCGTTGCGCCGAGTCCATCGGCACCGGTGGAGTGGTTCCAGAAACCGTATTGCGGCAGGACGCTGCCAGTGCCGACCAGGTTGCCGAACGCGAGGGATGGGCCGTCATCCTCGAATACCAGGTTCTGGCCAATGTTCAATGTCGCCTGGGCGCTGTCGCCGTCCTTGTCGGTCTTGATCGCCGTGAGCGTGACCAGGCTGTCCGAGGACAGGCTTTTGGCGTCGTCGGGATTGGTCGGGTCGGGATGCACCAGCGCCCGGATCTGGTCCAGCGTGACGTCACCGTTGGTGGCGACGCTGACGGTGAACGCCAACAGGTTGGTGATGGCCGTACGGCCTTCCACCACGTTGCCGTTGAGCGACAGGTTGACCGCTTCGCCCGTGGCCGTGTCGGTCATGCCGGAAGGCCCCGCCACCACGCCCAAGGCGTACGTCAGCGTACCGGCATCGTCGGCGCCATACGCCGAGAGGAAATTGGCCGCGAAGTTTTGCGTGGCATCGGTCGCCAATACGGTCTCGTCCACCGTCAGCGTCGGCTCTGTGCCGGTGGTGCTGACGCTGGGGCCGTCGTCCTCGAACGAGAGATTCTGGCCAATATTGAGCGTCGATTGGGTGCTGTCGCCATCCTTGTCGGTGATGGTCGCCGTCAACGTGACCAGGTTGTCCGAGGTCAGCGTCACCGCATCATCGGGGTTGCTGGCGTCAGGGTGGACGACCGCCCGGACTTGATCCAGGGTGACGTCGCCATTGGTGGCGACGCTGACGGTGAACACCAGCGCGTCGCTGACGGCCGTGCGGCCTTCCACCACCGTGCCGTTGAGCGACAGGTTGACTGCTTCGCCAGTCGCCGTATCCGTCAGCCCGGAAGCACCCGCCACCACACCCAAGGCATAGGTCAGCGTGCCGGCACCGTCCGCGCCGTAGGACGAGTTGAAATTGGCCGCGTAGTTTTGCGTGGCGTCGGTTGCCAGTACGGTCTCGTCTACGGTCAACGTCGGCACTGTGCCCGTCGTACTGATGCTCGGTCCGTCGTCCTCGAAGGAGAGGTTCTGGCCAATGTCGAGCGTCGCCTGGACGCTGTCGCCATCCCCGTCGGTCTTGGTTGCCGTGAGTTTGACCAGGTCGTCGGACGTCAGTGTCGTGGCGTCATCGGGATCGGTGGTGTCGGGGTGCACCACGGCCCGGAGTTGGTCCAGCGTGACCTCGCCATTGCTGGCGACGCTGACGCTAAACACCAGCTCATTGGTCGTCGCCGTGCGGCCTTCCACCACCGTGCCGTTGAGGGATAGATTGACCGCCTCGCCGGTGGCCGTATCCGTCAAGCCAGAAGCGCCCGCGACCACGCTCAAGGCATAGGTCAGGGTGCCGGCACCGTCGGCGCCGAACGCGGAGACGAAGTTGGCGGCGAAGCTCTGCGTGGCATTGGTGGCCAGGACGGTTTCATCCACTGCCAGTGTCGGCTCGGTGCCGGTGGTGCTGATGCTCGGCCCGTCGTCTTCAAAGATGATCTTCGAGCCGATTTCGGTTTTGGCTACCGAGGCCTGGACCAGCGTGAAGCCACCGATGTCGAAGTCCGCGTGGTTATTGCCCTTGGCATCGAGCGCCGCGCCGTTTTCGATCAACACCCGATTGTGGTCCGCCGTCGTGGTGTATTCGATCTGGTAGCCGGCCTGGACCCCGGTGATGGTCGCCACCCCGGAATTGAAGCTGATGACAATGCCCGCGTCGTTGGCCGTACCGTCGGAGTTCTCCACGACCACGCCGGTGGCGATGTTGATGACGCGAACGTTGGTGATCGCCACAGGCGCATCACCGGCGTAGCCGTTGACGAAATCCACCCCAGGTTCGGCCGCGGTGCTGAAGGCGCTGATCCTGACCACCGCGGTCTTGCCGCTTTGCAATTGCACCACGTCGAAGTTGGCCATCTTCGTATCGAAAACGTCGGTGAAGTCGATGTTCGATTCCACGTCCGCTTCGGTCTGGGTCAGGTTGGGAATGGTCATGTCCTGCCGCGCACCGGTGACGAACGAATAACGGATGCCTTCCTGCTCGACGATCATTTGGTTGTTGGTGCCGAACGTGGTCGGCCCGCCGGCCTGGCTGGTGTTGATGGTGTCGCCGGTATTGATGTTGACCCCGGTGGACTGGTCGGCCGGGTTTTTACCGGTGGCGATGATGGTGGGGTCGGTGATCCGCAGCACGCCGTCGACCAGCTCGGTGGTCGGATCCGCCGAGGTGTACATCAGGAACAGGTTCTGGCCGGAAGGGGCGCCCTCCAGGCTGAACTCCAAGTCCTGGCTGGCACCGACGAAGACTTTGTCGAGCAGATTGACCGCGTCGTCCGGGTTGGTGTTATCCGGTTGGGCGAGCGGTTGGTAGAGCACGGTCCAGATCTTGCCGCCGGTGGCGGTTTCGTCGATGTACGCGGCGAAGACAATCGCACCGTTTGGCCCGCCGGCCCGGCCGAGGACGATATTGTCATTGGTGTCGGTGTACAGCAGGATGCTGGTGCCATCGAGGGTGTCCAAGCCACTGTCGACCCCATCGAGCGGGGCGCCATCGCTGCCAACAAAGCTGATGCCGGTTACGAGTGCTCCAGGGGCGGCGTTGATCGTAAAGGCATCGCTGCCGGTATCGCCCACCGCGCCGGTATAGCCACTCAGGGCGGCGCCGGTCGCCGTTCCAGCGCCCAGCGCGGTCAAGCGGCTGGCGAAGGACGAGGGCAGGGATGTCGCCAGGATGTCGTTGTCGTCGGCGTCTCCCGCCGGGGCGGGCGTGGCGGTGGCGTTCTGCAGGTTGGCGGTTTCGTCCAGGGTGACGTTCACGCCGGTTGCCACGACGCCGAGGTCGTCGGTGGCGCTTGCCGCGTCTAGCGAGGTCGGATCACTCAGCAGTGATGAGTCTTGCTCGCGAATAGTCATGACTTTCTCCAGAGCATGCGGTCATCAAGGCCTGACCGTTGACCATTGACCGCAACTATGGATATGCACGGGGTGATTGCGCATCGGCCGATACTCCCAGGCGGCATGGGAGTTTCGGACTAGTCGGCCCTCGCTTGGTCGCTCGCGCCCAGCGCCCCGTCAATACGGGTCCGAACGCCTGCGATGGCGAAAAATCGGAACTTACCCTTCGCCAGCGCGATCATTTTCCTTGGCGTCAACCCACGCGCCCTGCCAGTCAATTCTCTTGGAAATGACCGACAGGGCGCTGAACGATAAGGAGCTGTCATGACCGTTACCGCCCATCCTATCTACCGAAGCACGCCGGGGCCGCTCCATGCGGTCCTGCTTGCCGGCACGGTTCCGCTGTTTCTCGGGGGCCTGCTCAGCGACATCGCTTACTACAAGACCTACCAGATCCAGTGGAGCAATTTCGCCTCCTGGCTGATTGCCGGCGGGCTGCTGTTTTGTGGGCTGGCGTTGTTGTTCGCGTTGGTCAACCTGATCCGCGCGAACCACAAGGCCGGGCGTCCGGTAGGCTATTTCCTGCTGTTGCTCGCCACCTGGGTGCTGGGGCTGATCAACGCTTTCGAGCACGCCAAGGATGCCTGGGCCAGCATGCCCCAGGGCCTGGCGCTGTCCGTCGTCGTGACCCTGCTGGCCTGCGTG
This genomic interval carries:
- a CDS encoding DUF5801 repeats-in-toxin domain-containing protein, translating into MTIREQDSSLLSDPTSLDAASATDDLGVVATGVNVTLDETANLQNATATPAPAGDADDNDILATSLPSSFASRLTALGAGTATGAALSGYTGAVGDTGSDAFTINAAPGALVTGISFVGSDGAPLDGVDSGLDTLDGTSILLYTDTNDNIVLGRAGGPNGAIVFAAYIDETATGGKIWTVLYQPLAQPDNTNPDDAVNLLDKVFVGASQDLEFSLEGAPSGQNLFLMYTSADPTTELVDGVLRITDPTIIATGKNPADQSTGVNINTGDTINTSQAGGPTTFGTNNQMIVEQEGIRYSFVTGARQDMTIPNLTQTEADVESNIDFTDVFDTKMANFDVVQLQSGKTAVVRISAFSTAAEPGVDFVNGYAGDAPVAITNVRVINIATGVVVENSDGTANDAGIVISFNSGVATITGVQAGYQIEYTTTADHNRVLIENGAALDAKGNNHADFDIGGFTLVQASVAKTEIGSKIIFEDDGPSISTTGTEPTLAVDETVLATNATQSFAANFVSAFGADGAGTLTYALSVVAGASGLTDTATGEAVNLSLNGTVVEGRTATTNELVFSVSVASNGEVTLDQLRAVVHPDTTDPDDATTLTSDDLVKLTATKTDGDGDSVQATLDIGQNLSFEDDGPSISTTGTVPTLTVDETVLATDATQNYAANFNSSYGADGAGTLTYALGVVAGASGLTDTATGEAVNLSLNGTVVEGRTAVSDALVFTVSVATNGDVTLDQVRAVVHPDASNPDDAVTLTSDNLVTLTATITDKDGDSTQSTLNIGQNLSFEDDGPSVSTTGTEPTLTVDETVLATDATQNFAANFLSAYGADDAGTLTYALGVVAGPSGMTDTATGEAVNLSLNGNVVEGRTAITNLLAFTVSVATNGDVTLDQIRALVHPDPTNPDDAKSLSSDSLVTLTAIKTDKDGDSAQATLNIGQNLVFEDDGPSLAFGNLVGTGSVLPQYGFWNHSTGADGLGATGLDITLVNGQFTLVRPDNTTTTGTGTLTEQAPSPDGNGAYQFAGTLTGDFDNNAATADTAVDYTLTAYADGSYALDLVQGFSSTIVRSSADGALSAGGPDSVRTLLIPDTDNPAIPSASEEIVFFSAKALASPTDILAGIGIGLADPTEAALQTTPLPSYIDPAAMNVSTSGIGVANNLLQGDNLAAIGAADESFVINPESLVTGMKIFIDNSVAGYNTATEDLYFRIYYEDGTFSNLIEVNTLTPEAGGQVSFEVEREGSVMIDAVQLTMARGAIKIPVIQFIQETENLASDVQLSFNATLTDKDGDTATSAFDANLFADTPDDPLYNYTLAGTGGERDAFNIDLSFTEDTYQVTGFDVSLDLRDTLVLNGDQGAVVQSIDNGGADSIVTVAETGGQITTITLVGVDLLSSDVVLGAA
- a CDS encoding DUF2231 domain-containing protein, which produces MTVTAHPIYRSTPGPLHAVLLAGTVPLFLGGLLSDIAYYKTYQIQWSNFASWLIAGGLLFCGLALLFALVNLIRANHKAGRPVGYFLLLLATWVLGLINAFEHAKDAWASMPQGLALSVVVTLLACVAAWVGLTNLRSGGEQ